DNA sequence from the Cottoperca gobio chromosome 2, fCotGob3.1, whole genome shotgun sequence genome:
CTGTCAGTGGAAAGGATCACATTAGATATCACGTGACATGAGGTTGAAAAGGTCCAGAGAAGgatagtaagtggaccttgagtaaGGATTATGTTGTTAAACTATACCGTTggggaaataataaaacaagacaaaccCAACACTGCTTTTATCTGTAAAAATCCACCTTATACTGGCGGTTTGCCTTTGTAAAGATGTAAAGCCTGCTCTTTTGTCAGCAGCGACTCTGACTCATAGTGACTGTTTCAGAGCTGCGggcagagagagtgaaaggaGAGGATGGCACTGAAGAGAGGATGTTGGGTGAGTAtcaatatctgttttatatcaatcTATTTGGTCCCAGATTCACAGCTCCATCAGGATCCATATTTTATTTGGTCATCTTCATGTACAGTTAGAACTTTAGATGTAGCTACATGTATAGAGAAACCAAAGTATTAAAGTAATAAAGAGCTGAAGTCCTCACCTTCACAGTCCAAAATATGTAGTTTGCATATTCAATGACTACAGCTCTTATGCAGTTTGATGGCGCTCATGTTCACGTTAGTTATTGAATGCtcataaaataattgtattattggtatcaatataatattaaaGTACAGTAGTAGATACCAAGACTCAAAACTTTAAAGCAtgtttcaacaaaacaaaaaaaaatgagggtgtgtgtgtgtgtaggtttttGGAGTATCCTGGTGCTCTCAGTGTTAGTGGGATGTATCTGCTGTGTCTTCTCGTGGACCCTCACCTACCTGGACTCGTACCAGCCCATTATGGAGTTAGGAACCCCGCTGTCACTGGCTAACTTCAGGTAACACACCGGATTACACCAATACATCACACTGGTGTCTAAACTTCTACTAAATATGACATATCATCCAGTCAATGTGCTTCAACACAACCTTTGACATCACTAGCAGGTGAGAACGTAATTTGTTTAaaacaggaatgtgtgtgtgtgtgtttttcttctagAGATGTGTCTGGCTATGGTTTCCACATGAGTTATGGTGTTGCTGTCCTTAATGGCATCATGTCCATGCTCACTGTGGTCTGGAGTCTCACCTGACACACCCTCAGTAGAGATGATCAGGTGCTCAGATACgacacacaaataaagaagaTGGCTTGAGAAGCTTTTGAACATCTCAGGCACACATTAAGAAGTTAAGGGTCACGTAAATTTTCCCCTCACGGTACATGTCCCAGAAGCCCTGAACGCACCACCGTGTCGGCTCTGCTGCTTGTGATTCAAGCTCTGCTTACAGTCGTAGTCCAGGCTGAAAATGTCTCAAACTTCTTTTCTTATATAAAGAATTCCGAATCAATTCAGTTCTGTCCTAAGTGATGAGTTTGCAACTGCTAAATGTTTAGGTAATTAAAAGAGCACATTGTATGTGAAAATAAAGTGATATTACCGTCTGTAttatgtactgtgtgtttattgagCAGTTTTCATGACACGTGCTTCCTTCCTTATTCTGGCTTTTATTCAGCCGTTGTGCAGAGcccaacaaaagataaatacaCTGAATTTTACCATTGACTGTTGCTGTAATGTTTGTCACACTTTCAAAGTTTGGTGCATTTTAATGAACAAACAGGCCGTTCCCCAAGACGACAAAATCAGAAGAAAATCAAAGGGAAAGTGCACAACATTCACATTTGTAAAGCATAAACGTGATGAGAATGCCCGATTCATTTCACAGAGACATGTTTGCATGTTACAGACTgacattttaatcatttatccAACCAACCAGCAAAACATTCACTCATCAGTGAATTAGGAACAACACTCAGCTTGACAGCTTTACATTTGAGTGGAACATCTCAACTAGTGGATGAATTGACATGAAATGTGGTTCAGATGTTCATGTTCCCTCTCATCCTTCCATCTAGTgccatcaggtcaacatttacatttgtccaatactttggctTATGAACAAATACCTGCATCCCATCAGCTTCAGCTGCACTGTGCGTGTCgtactaattagcaaatgttagcatttcAACATGTAAAGTGCTGCTGTAAGCATGCCGCCATGTGTGCTCATCTCTAAGCACCTCTCACTATTGT
Encoded proteins:
- the arl6ip6 gene encoding ADP-ribosylation factor-like protein 6-interacting protein 6, which encodes MRRSATHGDVVRESFSRSYSSEDMEQAASNSVMSGEAPGGSAGRPFTKRYGPKPWSVVVLSVLGSAAAVSAVGCVCALIYPILKELRAERVKGEDGTEERMLGFWSILVLSVLVGCICCVFSWTLTYLDSYQPIMELGTPLSLANFRDVSGYGFHMSYGVAVLNGIMSMLTVVWSLT